From Candidatus Vondammii sp. HM_W22, one genomic window encodes:
- a CDS encoding pilus assembly PilX family protein, with amino-acid sequence MSIKIIQIQKNQRGVVLVVTLLLLLVMTVIGLASMKTSTLEEKMAGNLFDHSLAFEAAESALRDAESWLDEMSGISDFNDETGLYQKDENTDFTEWTADNSVEYKKSKPSGVSKKPRYIIRHMDDISDTKGDLSLGQYGKLGSMPDINGV; translated from the coding sequence ATGAGTATCAAGATTATCCAGATACAGAAGAATCAGAGAGGGGTTGTGCTTGTGGTTACTCTCCTGCTGTTGCTGGTGATGACTGTCATTGGCCTTGCATCAATGAAAACCAGCACTCTGGAAGAGAAAATGGCAGGTAATTTGTTTGACCATAGCCTGGCATTTGAAGCTGCCGAGAGCGCATTAAGAGATGCAGAATCCTGGTTGGATGAGATGTCGGGAATATCAGATTTTAATGATGAAACTGGTCTGTATCAAAAAGACGAAAACACAGATTTTACTGAATGGACAGCTGATAATTCTGTTGAATATAAAAAAAGTAAACCCTCTGGTGTAAGTAAAAAACCACGTTACATAATCAGGCACATGGATGATATTTCCGATACAAAGGGCGACCTTAGTTTGGGACAATATGGAAAGCTCGGATCTATGCCTGATATTAACGGTGTTTGA
- a CDS encoding pilus assembly protein, with protein MSKPFWSAATKLDQKDITNDQRVIITYDRHDTKDGIPFTWEVIEGLGAAGSLYKDLAYGGKDEAEERLNYLRGERGKEKGEKDGKYRKRETRLGDIVHSGPVYVGKPELGWPDTEPFPIETDLKYSDFRKKHAKDQSDNAREAMVYVGANDGMLHGFDADTGQEKLAYIPGALYSETETAGLHYLTDQKYNHRYYVDMTPSVADAYIKTENESNAARSWATLLVGSLGGDGRGIFSLDVTDPGDFSEDKAEDIVLWEFTSEDDPDLGYTYSKPSIVLTNAKSGSNNRWAVIFGNGYKGSDTAQLFILFIEEGLDGVWSYEKHDYIKLDTGIGSSGNRNGLSSVSVVDTNGDWVADRVYAGDLQGNMWVFDISGENFKNWGSAYKSGSDPQPLFTGNRDQPITTAPVIIDHPTVAPADGNTPNLMVYFGTGQYLTSDDIVNIDMQSYYGVWDRNKGVLKRDNLQSQTLKKDVPGNGEKFRLLTTHSVEYEGVDDDKMEYGWRIDLENDGAGEKGERVVVNSVVRGNNIYFNTLTPSLDTCKAGGDSRKMVVDSANGGEPKKPAFDYNNDGVVDAEDVVQVGGESYGNQSAYKKEEGIVSGSSFRWGSEYTGSSTKNKPLPRTVETLPRGNQGRISWEQLFDF; from the coding sequence TTGTCAAAACCATTTTGGTCAGCAGCCACGAAGCTAGACCAGAAAGACATAACAAACGATCAGCGTGTCATTATCACTTATGACCGGCATGACACAAAAGATGGAATTCCTTTTACCTGGGAGGTTATTGAGGGTCTTGGCGCTGCAGGTTCACTGTATAAGGACCTTGCTTATGGTGGCAAAGATGAAGCCGAGGAGCGTCTGAATTATTTGCGGGGAGAGCGAGGCAAAGAGAAAGGGGAGAAAGATGGAAAGTATCGTAAAAGGGAAACCCGTCTGGGGGACATAGTGCATTCTGGACCGGTATACGTTGGCAAGCCGGAGTTGGGCTGGCCGGATACCGAACCTTTTCCAATTGAAACCGATTTGAAATATAGCGATTTTAGAAAAAAACATGCCAAAGATCAGTCAGACAATGCTCGCGAGGCGATGGTCTATGTTGGTGCAAACGATGGTATGCTTCACGGTTTCGATGCGGATACAGGTCAAGAGAAGCTGGCTTATATTCCAGGGGCGCTCTACTCTGAAACAGAGACTGCAGGACTGCACTATCTGACAGATCAGAAATACAACCACCGCTACTATGTGGACATGACGCCGAGCGTAGCAGATGCCTATATTAAAACCGAAAACGAGTCAAATGCAGCGCGTTCGTGGGCGACCCTGTTGGTTGGTTCATTAGGTGGCGATGGTCGAGGTATTTTTTCCTTGGATGTTACAGATCCAGGTGATTTCAGTGAAGATAAAGCAGAAGATATTGTTTTATGGGAGTTCACTTCAGAGGATGATCCTGATCTGGGGTATACCTACAGCAAGCCATCTATCGTATTGACCAATGCGAAATCGGGTTCAAACAATCGCTGGGCAGTCATCTTTGGTAATGGTTACAAGGGAAGCGACACGGCTCAGCTCTTTATACTTTTCATTGAAGAAGGGCTGGATGGAGTATGGAGTTACGAAAAACACGATTATATAAAGTTGGATACAGGTATTGGTTCTTCAGGTAACAGAAATGGCCTCTCTTCTGTCTCTGTGGTGGATACCAATGGTGACTGGGTGGCAGATCGCGTTTATGCGGGTGATCTTCAGGGCAATATGTGGGTCTTTGATATATCGGGCGAGAATTTCAAGAACTGGGGCTCAGCCTATAAGTCCGGATCAGATCCACAGCCCCTCTTCACTGGGAACCGAGATCAGCCGATTACCACTGCTCCTGTGATTATCGACCACCCGACTGTTGCCCCGGCAGATGGAAATACACCCAACCTGATGGTTTATTTCGGCACGGGACAGTATTTGACCAGTGACGATATTGTAAACATCGATATGCAGTCTTACTACGGAGTCTGGGATCGGAACAAAGGAGTGTTGAAACGGGATAATCTGCAGTCACAGACACTTAAAAAAGATGTGCCTGGCAACGGAGAAAAATTCCGCTTGCTGACAACTCACTCCGTTGAGTACGAAGGTGTTGATGATGACAAGATGGAGTATGGCTGGCGTATTGACCTCGAGAATGATGGGGCCGGAGAAAAAGGCGAGCGCGTTGTCGTCAACTCTGTTGTCCGAGGTAATAATATCTATTTTAATACACTGACCCCTTCGCTTGACACATGTAAGGCGGGTGGAGATAGCCGGAAGATGGTTGTTGATTCAGCGAATGGAGGCGAGCCAAAAAAACCTGCGTTTGACTATAACAATGATGGCGTAGTGGATGCTGAAGATGTTGTTCAAGTCGGTGGTGAAAGTTATGGAAATCAAAGCGCATACAAAAAAGAAGAAGGGATTGTATCGGGATCTTCATTTCGTTGGGGCAGTGAGTACACAGGGAGTTCCACGAAAAACAAACCTTTGCCTCGCACGGTGGAAACGTTACCACGGGGCAATCAGGGTCGAATCTCATGGGAGCAGCTTTTTGATTTTTAA
- a CDS encoding type IV pilin protein has translation MGIPKTGFSLIELMVVVAIIGILASIAYPSYLEQVRRSRRADATGALMGLAGAMERYYTEEGNYLGAATNADGVANTGSPRFFPDKSPLDGPDAFYKLEIHDASSDTYTLHAIPVGAQDGDKCGTLTLTQTGTRDMKGAGDDPPTISVCW, from the coding sequence ATGGGCATTCCTAAAACTGGGTTTTCTTTGATAGAGCTGATGGTTGTCGTTGCCATTATCGGAATCCTGGCATCGATTGCCTACCCCTCTTACCTGGAGCAGGTGCGAAGAAGCCGCAGGGCCGATGCAACAGGAGCGTTGATGGGATTGGCCGGTGCCATGGAACGTTACTATACCGAAGAGGGTAATTATCTGGGAGCTGCAACTAACGCTGATGGAGTGGCCAATACTGGTTCCCCACGATTTTTCCCGGACAAAAGCCCTTTGGATGGGCCTGATGCGTTCTACAAGCTAGAAATCCATGATGCTTCGAGTGACACATATACTCTTCATGCTATTCCGGTTGGTGCTCAGGATGGAGATAAATGCGGCACGTTAACACTCACCCAAACTGGCACCCGTGATATGAAAGGCGCAGGAGATGACCCTCCTACGATCAGCGTTTGCTGGTAA
- the ispH gene encoding 4-hydroxy-3-methylbut-2-enyl diphosphate reductase, producing the protein MKIQLANPRGFCAGVDRAIEIVERTLEIFGSPIYVRHEVVHNRFVVESLRQAGAIFVDELSEVPDGNTVIFSAHGVSQSVRREAEGRDLQVFDATCPLVTKVHLEVARHSHNSHEVILIGHRGHPEVEGTMGQYEQKASQDGIYLVVTPDDVKKLQINNPGRLAFVTQTTLSMDDTSQVIDALRERFPLIQGPKKSDICYATQNRQDAVKELARHCDLVLVVGSPNSSNSNRLREIAKKLNTPSYLIDGAVDIRTEWLDGTDNIGVTAGASAPDILVENVIKKLKTLGVTEVSTLQGHEESVVFSLPKSLQ; encoded by the coding sequence ATGAAAATACAACTTGCCAATCCCCGGGGGTTTTGTGCCGGTGTCGACCGTGCCATAGAGATTGTCGAACGCACTCTTGAGATCTTCGGGTCACCCATTTATGTACGCCATGAGGTAGTGCATAACCGCTTTGTGGTGGAAAGCCTGAGACAGGCAGGGGCGATTTTTGTCGATGAACTCAGTGAAGTTCCGGATGGAAATACGGTAATTTTCAGTGCCCACGGGGTATCACAGAGTGTACGCAGAGAAGCTGAAGGACGCGATCTGCAGGTTTTCGATGCAACCTGTCCCCTGGTGACAAAAGTCCATCTGGAGGTTGCAAGACATAGCCACAACAGCCATGAGGTGATACTGATCGGCCATCGTGGCCACCCTGAAGTCGAGGGCACAATGGGCCAATATGAACAGAAGGCAAGCCAGGATGGTATCTATCTGGTGGTCACTCCAGATGACGTAAAAAAGTTACAGATCAACAACCCTGGCAGACTAGCATTCGTCACCCAGACAACTCTCTCCATGGACGATACCTCACAAGTGATCGACGCACTAAGAGAGCGGTTCCCCTTGATACAGGGTCCGAAAAAGAGCGATATATGCTATGCCACACAAAACCGCCAGGATGCCGTCAAAGAGCTGGCACGGCATTGTGATCTGGTGCTGGTTGTAGGATCACCCAACAGCTCGAACTCCAACCGCCTGAGAGAGATTGCAAAGAAACTGAATACTCCCTCCTACCTCATCGATGGTGCCGTCGATATACGGACAGAGTGGCTCGATGGAACTGATAACATTGGCGTAACTGCGGGTGCATCAGCACCGGATATTTTGGTCGAGAATGTGATAAAAAAGCTTAAGACATTGGGTGTTACCGAGGTAAGCACGCTCCAGGGGCATGAGGAGAGTGTTGTATTTTCATTACCCAAATCTTTGCAATAA
- a CDS encoding FKBP-type peptidyl-prolyl cis-trans isomerase: MSQNRPKIAHGSTITLHFSLALSDGTEVISTFGEEPTTLTIGDGSLTEGLEQVLIGLKPGDKQSLIIEEEHAFGPWDEDKINYISRKDFAPEIELEQGLVIGFETPTGEEVAGILLEIEEERVKVDFNHPLSGDDIAFTVEITDVTNQTP; the protein is encoded by the coding sequence TTGTCACAGAACAGACCAAAAATAGCCCACGGCAGTACCATCACCCTCCACTTCTCACTTGCTTTGAGCGATGGGACAGAGGTTATATCCACGTTCGGCGAAGAACCCACAACCCTGACAATCGGCGATGGCAGCCTGACAGAGGGGTTGGAGCAGGTACTTATCGGCCTCAAGCCCGGCGATAAACAGTCGCTGATTATTGAAGAGGAGCATGCGTTTGGGCCTTGGGATGAAGATAAGATCAATTACATATCCCGCAAGGATTTTGCACCGGAGATTGAACTTGAACAAGGCTTGGTGATCGGATTTGAAACACCTACCGGGGAGGAAGTTGCCGGTATCCTGCTAGAGATAGAAGAAGAGAGGGTCAAAGTAGACTTCAACCATCCCCTCTCCGGTGATGACATTGCTTTTACCGTTGAGATCACAGACGTCACAAACCAGACACCTTGA
- a CDS encoding cob(I)yrinic acid a,c-diamide adenosyltransferase, producing MGYRLSKIYTRTGDQGITSLSDGKRLAKDSTRIETIGCIDELNSLIGLLIAQDVPESIDGSLTNIQHNLFDLGGGLSMPGYRVVTDNAVTLLEQQLDKLNETLPPLKEFILPGGSLQAASCHHARTVCRRAERRLMTLVQQTDEEINPAALKYLNRLSDLLFVMARTLARMNHGKEVFWKKQK from the coding sequence ATGGGCTACCGGCTATCAAAAATCTACACCCGCACCGGGGATCAGGGGATAACCAGCCTCAGCGATGGCAAAAGGCTAGCCAAAGACAGCACCCGCATAGAAACCATTGGCTGCATCGATGAACTCAATAGCCTGATAGGCCTTCTGATTGCCCAGGATGTTCCAGAGTCTATTGATGGATCGCTTACCAATATCCAGCACAACCTGTTCGACCTTGGTGGAGGATTGTCTATGCCCGGCTATCGGGTTGTGACCGATAACGCGGTTACTCTCCTTGAACAGCAACTGGATAAACTGAATGAAACTCTTCCACCGTTGAAAGAGTTCATCCTGCCCGGTGGCAGCCTCCAGGCAGCAAGCTGCCACCATGCCCGCACTGTCTGCCGACGGGCTGAGCGGCGCCTGATGACGTTGGTACAACAGACGGATGAGGAGATCAATCCGGCCGCTCTGAAATACCTGAATCGTCTCTCCGACTTACTGTTTGTCATGGCTCGGACACTGGCGAGGATGAATCATGGGAAAGAGGTTTTCTGGAAAAAACAGAAATAA
- a CDS encoding transcriptional regulator, which yields MLIEGPMNITIGDPADGQGRVLAITFKPEFQALEIAEQGTEFRAYLQSLSDNISDIKDENDRARAGMLIVQQFAELLLPHIESRALALDESMVVQIRQESQVTALTDLLTSE from the coding sequence ATGTTAATCGAAGGACCCATGAATATAACCATTGGCGATCCGGCTGATGGTCAGGGGCGGGTGCTGGCGATAACCTTTAAACCGGAATTTCAGGCTCTTGAGATTGCAGAGCAAGGCACGGAATTCAGAGCGTATTTGCAGAGTTTGAGTGACAATATCTCCGATATTAAGGATGAAAATGACCGTGCCAGGGCGGGTATGTTGATCGTGCAACAGTTTGCCGAGCTGCTGCTGCCCCATATCGAGAGTAGAGCACTTGCTCTGGACGAGAGCATGGTGGTCCAGATTCGCCAGGAGTCTCAGGTTACCGCGCTGACTGACCTTCTTACTTCTGAGTAA
- a CDS encoding TRAM domain-containing protein, translating into MKRQAEISTRRLTAKVGKTMIVLVDEVSDDEAIVRSGADAPEIGGQVIIAGPCDLQPGDFVEVKITGSDEHDLLAEPLV; encoded by the coding sequence ATGAAGCGACAGGCTGAAATCAGCACCCGGCGGCTGACAGCCAAAGTGGGCAAGACGATGATCGTCCTGGTGGATGAGGTGTCTGACGATGAGGCGATTGTCCGCAGCGGGGCCGATGCTCCAGAGATTGGTGGCCAGGTCATTATTGCAGGCCCGTGTGATCTTCAGCCCGGTGACTTTGTTGAGGTGAAGATTACCGGTTCAGATGAGCACGACCTGCTTGCCGAGCCGCTGGTATAG
- a CDS encoding YgaP family membrane protein, whose amino-acid sequence MTVDRMILAFAGFFILLSLALGWEQSPIFHNTNWHWFTAFVGLNLFQSAFTGLCPLAIILRKLGVKSA is encoded by the coding sequence ATGACCGTTGACCGTATGATACTCGCTTTTGCCGGCTTTTTTATTCTGCTGAGTCTGGCTCTTGGCTGGGAGCAAAGCCCTATATTCCATAACACCAACTGGCACTGGTTCACGGCCTTTGTCGGTCTTAACCTTTTTCAGTCAGCCTTCACTGGACTCTGCCCTCTGGCAATTATCCTGAGGAAGCTGGGCGTTAAAAGCGCTTGA
- the dusA gene encoding tRNA dihydrouridine(20/20a) synthase DusA — translation MLNRKICIAPMLDWTDRYFRYFLRLISRHTLLYSEMITTGALLHGDTHRHLDFNPEEHPLALQLGGSNPDALAKCTLLGSQWGYDEINLNVGCPSDRVQAGKFGASLMAKPSLVADCIKAMRDAADIPVTIKHRIGIDNLDSYQSLTDFVGKVTDAGCQTFIVHARKAWLKRLSPKENREVPLLQYDTVYQLKTDFPKLEIIINGGISTLEQTEQHLAHVDGVMIGREAYHNPWLLAEADRRLFDDNHPIPSRHSIIERLMPFVEMELSVGVPISRTTRHILGLFQGEPGARAWRRHLSENAYRKGAGTEVILEAAGKVPASP, via the coding sequence ATGCTTAATCGCAAAATATGCATCGCCCCCATGCTGGATTGGACAGACCGCTATTTCCGCTATTTCCTGCGGCTGATATCCCGTCATACGCTGCTTTATAGCGAGATGATCACAACAGGCGCCTTACTCCATGGCGATACCCACCGCCATCTGGATTTCAATCCAGAGGAGCATCCACTGGCCCTGCAGCTTGGTGGCAGCAACCCTGATGCTTTGGCAAAATGTACACTGTTAGGCTCGCAATGGGGCTACGACGAGATCAACCTTAATGTCGGCTGTCCGTCCGACCGGGTTCAGGCAGGAAAATTTGGCGCCTCATTGATGGCCAAACCCTCGCTGGTGGCCGATTGCATCAAGGCAATGAGAGATGCCGCAGATATACCCGTAACAATCAAACACCGCATCGGAATTGATAACCTCGACAGCTATCAGTCGCTGACTGATTTTGTCGGTAAAGTCACCGATGCGGGCTGCCAGACCTTTATCGTCCACGCCCGCAAAGCATGGCTGAAAAGGCTAAGTCCGAAGGAAAACCGGGAGGTCCCTCTCCTTCAATACGACACGGTCTACCAGCTGAAAACCGACTTCCCCAAATTGGAGATCATTATCAACGGAGGCATTAGCACCCTGGAACAGACAGAGCAGCATCTGGCACATGTTGACGGGGTTATGATCGGGAGAGAAGCTTATCACAACCCTTGGCTGTTGGCCGAAGCTGACCGCCGACTGTTTGATGACAATCATCCAATACCTTCAAGACACAGTATTATTGAACGACTGATGCCGTTTGTGGAGATGGAGCTTTCTGTTGGGGTGCCCATCAGCCGGACCACACGCCACATCCTTGGGCTGTTTCAGGGAGAGCCTGGCGCAAGAGCCTGGCGCCGGCATCTGAGTGAGAATGCATACCGAAAAGGAGCCGGGACGGAGGTCATCCTTGAAGCTGCCGGTAAGGTGCCAGCCTCGCCATGA
- a CDS encoding transposase, whose translation MNWQKVTIRDFDTQGRSAKDARLIIGAVIIKHKLCLSDREIILQIQKYPYCQYFVGLSGYQMDVPFAPSLSAEICRRMGPSVFEAFHGAVIDALVKYKDKKKLSHLESTRWNRKVAAKR comes from the coding sequence ATGAATTGGCAGAAAGTTACTATCAGGGACTTTGACACACAGGGTCGTTCGGCAAAAGATGCCCGACTGATCATTGGCGCGGTAATCATTAAACACAAGCTCTGCCTTTCCGACAGAGAGATTATCCTGCAGATCCAGAAATATCCCTATTGTCAGTATTTCGTAGGGCTATCGGGTTATCAGATGGATGTGCCGTTTGCCCCTTCGTTATCTGCTGAGATTTGCAGGCGGATGGGGCCGTCGGTCTTTGAGGCATTTCATGGTGCTGTCATCGATGCGCTGGTAAAGTATAAAGATAAAAAAAAGCTCAGCCATTTAGAGTCGACCAGATGGAATAGGAAAGTCGCAGCAAAAAGGTGA
- the nhaD gene encoding sodium:proton antiporter NhaD, with protein MNKAFYYLFILLAILPGLALASAEGGNHIDLTNHWVGFTGIAIFILAYALVMAEEFTHLRKSKPVILAAGLIWAIIAWAYASHGFNHEAEAAVRHNLLEYAELMLFLLVAMTYINAMDERSIFEALRSWLVGKGFGFRQLFWITGVLAFFISPVADNLTTALLMCAVVLAVGGDNNKFILLACINIVVAANAGGAFSPFGDITTLMVWQKAVVTPQGVVSFTTFFSLFLPSVVNWLVPAAIMHFAVPNEHPTGGGNAVAMKRGAKRIIVLFLLTIVTAVSFHNFLHMPPVIGMLTGLAYLQFFGYFLKKTSHIDHHGKAEDPEHEGQMGDPVAFDIFNKVARAEWDTLLFFYGVVLCVGGLGFIGYLSLASELMYIDWGPTTANITVGMLSAIVDNIPVMFAVLTMMPDMSMGQWMLVTLTAGVGGSLLSMGSAAGVALMGQARGRYTFFGHLKWAPVIGLGYVASIFTHMWINSGMF; from the coding sequence GTGAACAAAGCGTTCTATTATCTATTCATCCTACTCGCGATCCTTCCAGGGCTGGCATTGGCTTCCGCAGAGGGCGGCAACCACATCGACCTGACCAACCACTGGGTGGGCTTCACCGGTATTGCCATATTCATACTGGCCTATGCACTGGTCATGGCTGAGGAGTTCACTCACCTGCGCAAATCAAAGCCAGTCATCCTCGCTGCGGGTCTCATCTGGGCCATTATTGCCTGGGCCTATGCCTCTCACGGATTCAACCACGAAGCGGAGGCCGCAGTACGCCACAATCTGCTTGAATATGCAGAGCTGATGCTCTTCCTGCTGGTGGCCATGACCTACATCAACGCCATGGACGAACGCAGTATTTTTGAAGCCCTGCGTTCCTGGCTGGTCGGCAAAGGCTTTGGATTCCGGCAACTCTTCTGGATTACCGGCGTACTGGCCTTTTTTATCTCACCGGTTGCAGACAACCTGACCACGGCATTGCTGATGTGCGCCGTAGTGCTGGCAGTGGGCGGTGACAATAACAAATTCATCCTGCTCGCCTGTATCAACATTGTAGTAGCAGCCAATGCCGGTGGTGCCTTCAGCCCCTTCGGCGATATCACCACCCTGATGGTATGGCAGAAAGCCGTGGTGACACCCCAGGGCGTCGTCTCCTTCACAACTTTCTTCAGCCTGTTTCTCCCTTCCGTGGTTAACTGGTTGGTGCCGGCGGCAATCATGCATTTTGCCGTCCCGAATGAACATCCCACAGGAGGCGGTAACGCAGTTGCAATGAAACGGGGAGCCAAACGCATCATTGTGCTCTTCCTACTAACCATCGTCACCGCCGTCAGCTTCCATAACTTCTTACACATGCCCCCAGTCATCGGCATGCTGACAGGTCTTGCCTATCTGCAGTTCTTTGGCTACTTCCTGAAGAAAACCTCCCATATCGACCATCATGGCAAAGCAGAAGACCCTGAGCATGAAGGCCAGATGGGTGATCCGGTAGCCTTTGATATCTTCAACAAAGTAGCCAGGGCGGAGTGGGATACACTGCTCTTTTTCTACGGCGTGGTTCTCTGTGTCGGCGGTCTCGGCTTCATCGGATATTTGAGTCTGGCTTCCGAGCTGATGTACATCGACTGGGGTCCAACCACCGCCAATATCACCGTGGGCATGCTCTCAGCCATTGTTGATAACATCCCGGTCATGTTCGCTGTGCTCACCATGATGCCTGACATGTCCATGGGCCAGTGGATGCTGGTGACCCTGACAGCCGGCGTCGGCGGCTCCCTGCTCTCCATGGGATCTGCCGCGGGCGTTGCTCTGATGGGACAGGCCAGAGGCCGTTACACCTTCTTCGGGCATCTCAAATGGGCACCGGTCATCGGTCTTGGCTATGTAGCCAGTATCTTCACCCACATGTGGATTAATTCCGGCATGTTTTAA
- a CDS encoding FAD-binding oxidoreductase, which produces MNTSEQKLPPLNDEACKGLCAIVGKQAVLTDPGDCWPYGYDNSRRHALPQAVVFATRHEQVRDILLLCNRERINLIPRGTGTGTTGATVPDRGGVILSLERMNRILAIDPANRIARVEPGVTNAELQQAAGKRGFFWPPDPTSAAICTVGGNLAYNSAGPRAVKYGTPRDNTLGLRAVTGAGEEMRTGVITTKGVVGYDLTRLLIGSEGTLAVITEAVLKLTPLAEAKSTLLATYKDMHAAAQAVSSIMAQPTTPCTLEFMDGTAIEMVRNYSDLALPPEAGALLMIEVDGPAYGLDKAAEAVKTAASVEGLVDIHIARTKEETASLWRTRKALSPALRNVAPKKINEDIVVPVSRIPDLIEELDQLSGETGIKIVNFGHAGNGNIHVNLLADSDDPDEMRRAHQCLDALFDLVLRLGGTLSGEHGVGLEKRDFIDREIDPVALRLMNDIRKQFDPAGILNPGKSIPPPEAF; this is translated from the coding sequence TTGAATACATCTGAACAGAAGCTCCCCCCGCTGAATGACGAAGCCTGCAAGGGTTTATGCGCCATTGTCGGCAAACAGGCGGTACTCACAGACCCGGGAGACTGCTGGCCTTACGGTTACGATAACAGCCGCCGGCACGCCCTGCCCCAAGCCGTGGTCTTTGCCACCCGCCATGAGCAGGTACGGGATATACTGCTGCTTTGTAACAGAGAGCGAATCAACCTGATTCCCCGGGGCACGGGAACCGGCACCACCGGTGCCACGGTGCCGGACCGGGGTGGTGTCATTCTCTCCCTGGAGAGAATGAATCGAATATTGGCAATAGACCCGGCCAATCGCATTGCGCGCGTCGAGCCCGGCGTGACGAATGCCGAGCTGCAACAGGCAGCAGGTAAACGGGGATTTTTCTGGCCGCCTGATCCAACCAGCGCCGCTATCTGCACGGTCGGGGGCAACCTGGCCTACAACTCCGCTGGTCCACGGGCGGTTAAATACGGCACCCCCAGGGACAATACACTGGGCCTGCGGGCGGTTACCGGCGCCGGGGAAGAAATGCGTACTGGCGTCATCACCACTAAAGGGGTGGTTGGATACGATCTGACACGACTTCTGATCGGCTCCGAGGGAACCCTGGCAGTGATCACGGAAGCGGTACTGAAACTTACCCCTCTGGCGGAAGCAAAATCAACCTTACTGGCAACCTACAAAGATATGCATGCCGCTGCCCAAGCCGTATCCAGCATCATGGCCCAACCAACGACACCCTGCACGTTGGAATTCATGGATGGCACCGCCATAGAGATGGTACGTAACTACTCTGATTTGGCACTTCCTCCGGAAGCAGGTGCATTGTTGATGATTGAGGTCGACGGACCGGCATACGGCCTGGATAAAGCTGCCGAGGCGGTAAAAACAGCAGCCAGCGTAGAAGGGCTCGTCGATATTCATATCGCCCGAACAAAAGAGGAGACAGCTAGTCTCTGGCGTACCCGTAAAGCGCTGTCACCGGCCTTGCGCAATGTGGCACCGAAAAAAATTAATGAAGATATCGTCGTTCCGGTTTCCCGTATTCCAGACCTGATAGAGGAACTGGACCAACTGTCAGGAGAAACCGGCATCAAGATCGTCAACTTCGGACATGCCGGGAACGGCAACATACATGTCAATCTATTGGCTGATTCTGATGACCCGGATGAGATGCGCCGCGCCCATCAGTGCCTCGATGCCCTGTTCGATCTGGTGCTGCGACTCGGCGGCACCCTCTCCGGTGAGCACGGGGTCGGCTTGGAGAAACGGGACTTTATCGACCGCGAGATCGACCCGGTCGCCCTGCGGCTGATGAACGATATCCGAAAGCAGTTCGATCCGGCAGGGATACTCAATCCCGGCAAATCAATCCCACCTCCTGAAGCATTCTGA
- a CDS encoding BON domain-containing protein produces MRTTVLLLTATTLILGILQGCAPIILGGVATGASVAHDRRSGGSALDDQTIEFKALNILHTNTDLADHGSFSATSFNQVVLLTGQAKSESYRSKYAGLVGQISKVKRVVNEVQISPDAGISQQASDTWITTKAKTQLFKIKIPGFDPFRVKVVTESGVVYLMGLVTPQEADATVEKVRYLRGVKQVVKVFEYI; encoded by the coding sequence ATGAGAACAACCGTACTGTTATTGACCGCTACCACACTGATTCTCGGCATACTGCAAGGTTGCGCGCCGATAATCCTAGGCGGTGTTGCAACCGGCGCTTCAGTAGCCCATGACCGGCGTTCCGGCGGTAGCGCATTGGATGACCAGACCATTGAATTCAAGGCGCTGAACATTCTCCATACCAACACCGACCTTGCTGACCATGGTAGCTTCAGCGCGACCAGCTTTAATCAAGTCGTACTGCTTACAGGTCAAGCGAAGAGTGAAAGCTATCGCAGCAAATACGCCGGACTGGTAGGCCAAATCTCAAAGGTTAAACGAGTGGTGAACGAGGTGCAGATTAGCCCTGATGCCGGCATTTCACAGCAGGCTTCCGACACATGGATCACCACCAAGGCAAAAACCCAGTTGTTCAAAATCAAAATCCCGGGATTTGACCCATTCCGGGTAAAAGTGGTTACCGAAAGTGGCGTTGTTTACCTCATGGGCCTGGTTACGCCGCAGGAGGCCGACGCCACTGTTGAGAAAGTGAGGTATCTGCGCGGCGTGAAGCAGGTAGTAAAGGTTTTTGAATACATCTGA